A genomic window from Acidaminococcales bacterium includes:
- the rpsP gene encoding 30S ribosomal protein S16, producing the protein MAVKIRLKRMGAKKTPFYRIVVADSRSPRDGRFIETIGYYDPKKQPAAVKIDADKAIEWLGKGAQATDTVRSLFSREGVLSKWNDAKNAKKESE; encoded by the coding sequence ATGGCGGTAAAAATCAGGCTGAAAAGAATGGGCGCGAAGAAAACGCCTTTTTATCGTATTGTTGTCGCGGATTCGCGTTCACCGCGCGATGGGCGCTTTATTGAAACCATTGGTTATTATGACCCCAAAAAACAGCCGGCGGCAGTAAAAATCGACGCCGACAAGGCTATTGAGTGGCTGGGCAAAGGCGCGCAGGCAACAGATACGGTCAGATCGCTGTTTAGCAGGGAAGGCGTCCTTTCCAAATGGAACGATGCCAAAAATGCTAAAAAAGAAAGTGAGTGA
- a CDS encoding YlqD family protein — MEEMTLRIPVHIKARLTPDFKERLKAEMNEALKNADLELQQMDFQEKRTIAEQSRLNASELPRLYAHLEAERSKRKEFIRDTMEQLEHLERLELGSEISRGMLDGMFTLKIGDNLRRCTGAEILLEDGVIVAFRM, encoded by the coding sequence ATGGAAGAGATGACGCTTAGGATACCTGTGCATATAAAAGCGCGCCTTACGCCGGATTTTAAAGAACGGCTGAAGGCGGAAATGAACGAAGCGTTGAAAAACGCTGATTTGGAATTGCAGCAGATGGATTTTCAAGAAAAAAGGACGATCGCCGAGCAGTCCAGGTTAAACGCCAGTGAATTGCCCAGGCTTTATGCCCACCTTGAAGCGGAGCGCTCTAAACGCAAAGAATTTATCCGCGACACCATGGAACAGTTGGAACATCTCGAACGCCTGGAGCTTGGCTCTGAAATATCAAGGGGCATGCTGGACGGCATGTTTACCTTGAAAATCGGCGACAATCTTCGCCGCTGTACGGGCGCGGAAATACTTTTGGAAGATGGCGTGATCGTTGCTTTCCGGATGTGA
- the trmD gene encoding tRNA (guanosine(37)-N1)-methyltransferase TrmD: MKILFITLFPDFINANFSYSMLGRAVKNRAIEVFFINPRDFAQDKHHTVDDAPFGGGAGMVLKAEPFIQAIGQAKRQLPAAPAVMLSPDGEIFSQNVAKNLARENALIFICGHYEGFDERIKQFADFGVSLGDYILTGGELPAMAVSDAVCRLLPGVLGKPESAAAESFSDGLLEYPQYTRPAHADFGDVPEVLLSGNHAEIARWRRKMALAKTRRLRPDLWANARLQPGDEALLRQIEEERAGGGDG, translated from the coding sequence ATGAAAATTTTGTTTATAACGCTTTTCCCTGATTTTATAAACGCGAATTTTTCTTACAGCATGTTGGGCCGGGCGGTAAAAAACCGGGCGATTGAAGTTTTTTTCATCAATCCCCGGGATTTTGCCCAAGACAAGCATCATACCGTGGACGACGCGCCTTTCGGCGGCGGCGCCGGCATGGTGTTGAAAGCGGAGCCGTTCATACAGGCTATAGGGCAGGCGAAACGGCAATTGCCTGCGGCACCGGCCGTAATGCTTTCGCCGGACGGTGAAATTTTTTCCCAAAATGTCGCCAAAAACCTTGCGCGAGAGAATGCGCTTATTTTTATCTGCGGACATTACGAAGGATTTGACGAGCGGATAAAGCAGTTCGCCGACTTCGGCGTCTCCCTCGGCGATTATATACTGACCGGCGGAGAATTGCCTGCTATGGCCGTCAGCGATGCCGTCTGCCGGCTGCTGCCGGGAGTGCTGGGCAAACCGGAAAGCGCGGCAGCGGAATCCTTCTCTGACGGCCTTTTGGAATATCCGCAATACACACGACCGGCCCACGCCGATTTCGGCGACGTGCCGGAGGTGCTGCTGTCAGGCAATCACGCCGAAATCGCCCGCTGGCGGCGCAAGATGGCCTTGGCGAAAACCCGGCGGCTGCGGCCGGATCTTTGGGCGAACGCCCGCCTGCAGCCGGGCGACGAGGCGCTTTTGCGGCAAATAGAAGAAGAACGGGCGGGTGGCGGAGACGGCTGA
- a CDS encoding RNA methyltransferase — protein sequence MAETADLYLGLVHYPVYNKHMQVVTTAVTNFDIHDIARSCATYNAKKYYIVHPLAVQREIVAKILDFWQNGYGKIYNPDRNQALKTVELAQDIKSAAQDITAIAGCPPITVTTGAGECAGAISCAELRAIAQTATSPLFLLFGTGWGIEKSAMSGFDYILQPIKGASPYNHLSVRSAAAIVLDRLAGEKWWANE from the coding sequence GTGGCGGAGACGGCTGACCTTTATCTCGGGCTTGTGCATTATCCCGTTTACAACAAGCATATGCAGGTGGTAACGACCGCCGTGACCAACTTCGACATACACGACATAGCCAGGAGCTGCGCGACTTATAACGCAAAAAAATATTATATAGTGCATCCTTTGGCCGTGCAGCGGGAAATTGTGGCCAAAATACTGGATTTTTGGCAAAACGGCTATGGCAAAATATACAACCCCGATCGCAATCAGGCTTTAAAAACAGTCGAACTGGCGCAAGATATAAAAAGCGCGGCGCAAGATATAACCGCTATCGCCGGCTGTCCGCCGATAACGGTAACTACGGGGGCGGGGGAATGCGCCGGCGCCATTTCGTGCGCCGAATTGCGCGCAATCGCGCAAACGGCAACCAGCCCGCTTTTTTTGCTTTTCGGCACAGGGTGGGGGATTGAAAAAAGCGCCATGAGCGGTTTTGACTATATCCTGCAACCGATCAAAGGCGCATCGCCCTACAACCATCTGAGCGTGCGCTCGGCGGCGGCGATTGTCCTTGATCGTCTGGCGGGCGAAAAATGGTGGGCAAACGAGTAA
- a CDS encoding KH domain-containing protein: protein MLKELLEHVARSLVTCPDKVSVEEEVEGTSVILRLSVDSDDMGKVIGKQGRTAKAIRTLIKAVATRENVKAAVEII, encoded by the coding sequence GTGCTTAAAGAATTGCTGGAACATGTCGCAAGATCTTTGGTAACTTGCCCTGATAAAGTATCTGTGGAAGAAGAAGTTGAAGGAACGTCCGTCATTCTGCGGTTAAGCGTAGATTCCGACGATATGGGCAAAGTGATTGGCAAACAGGGCAGGACGGCCAAGGCTATCCGTACGCTTATCAAAGCGGTGGCTACACGCGAAAACGTAAAAGCAGCGGTGGAAATTATTTGA
- the rimM gene encoding ribosome maturation factor RimM (Essential for efficient processing of 16S rRNA), with protein MLSGCDGTDGRARKVEVGRIAAPHGVRGEVRVIRLSEFAEQVDGASSFYVEGRGWLPVETRRFHKQFILVKFAGVNDLDAAGELRGRLIFLARGQIGDLPEGRYYIEDLIGLEVFDLSGAPLGRLAEVLPTGGNDVYVVKKEGKKDLLLPALKTVVRETDLPGRRMIVDPPLWEQD; from the coding sequence TTGCTTTCCGGATGTGACGGGACGGACGGGCGGGCGCGCAAGGTGGAAGTAGGCAGGATAGCCGCCCCGCACGGCGTGCGGGGCGAAGTTCGTGTTATAAGGTTATCCGAATTTGCCGAACAGGTTGACGGCGCATCGTCTTTTTATGTGGAAGGGCGGGGCTGGTTGCCTGTTGAAACAAGGCGTTTTCACAAACAATTTATCTTGGTGAAATTTGCTGGCGTGAATGACTTGGATGCAGCCGGAGAATTAAGGGGGCGCCTGATTTTTTTAGCGCGCGGGCAGATCGGGGATCTGCCCGAAGGTCGCTATTACATAGAAGACCTGATCGGGCTCGAGGTGTTTGACCTGTCCGGCGCGCCGCTGGGGCGGCTGGCGGAGGTTTTGCCGACCGGCGGCAATGACGTTTACGTGGTAAAGAAGGAGGGGAAAAAAGATCTGCTTTTGCCGGCGCTGAAAACCGTCGTCAGGGAAACTGACCTGCCCGGGCGCAGGATGATTGTTGACCCTCCGCTCTGGGAGCAGGATTGA